The proteins below come from a single bacterium genomic window:
- a CDS encoding winged helix DNA-binding domain-containing protein encodes MHAAPARRLTWDQVAAFRLSRHFLTERAPRGALVRVLGAMGGAQAQMLPAAYISLWARVRDMRRRDVQAAGEQRMVVRTWCMRRTLHLVPSDDLAVFVRGTARRAEREVRSLRGRGVGEGLVDRLVEAALEALERPRSGPELVADVARRLGVPVRGLRWGGWGSGAKIPGISLGRRVTLHARGVLHVLGARAVVCYGPSRGAAPTFVRADAWIPQWRDLPQEDAEDELLRRYLRAFGPATSADFAAWTRMPMSDARTIWRRREPDLVPVSIEGWTAGILPEDARRLAAARRGALPVRLLPYFDSYLLGHEARGHLVAPRHHRSVYRTAGMISPVVLVDGRAAGLWSHARDRGRLLVRVTKFAALSRRTMAGVREEAARLADFLGSDDVHVQVT; translated from the coding sequence GTGCACGCCGCGCCGGCGCGACGGCTGACGTGGGACCAGGTGGCCGCGTTCCGGCTGTCGCGGCATTTTCTCACCGAACGGGCGCCCCGGGGGGCGCTCGTTCGCGTGCTCGGGGCCATGGGGGGTGCGCAGGCGCAAATGCTGCCGGCCGCCTACATCTCCTTGTGGGCCAGAGTCCGCGACATGCGCCGGCGTGACGTGCAGGCGGCGGGCGAACAGCGGATGGTCGTCCGGACCTGGTGTATGCGCCGGACCCTGCACCTCGTACCCTCGGACGACCTCGCCGTCTTCGTCCGAGGCACCGCGCGGCGGGCGGAACGCGAAGTCAGGTCGCTCCGCGGACGGGGCGTCGGGGAAGGGCTGGTGGACCGGCTTGTCGAGGCGGCGCTCGAGGCCCTGGAGCGGCCCCGGAGCGGGCCCGAGCTCGTCGCGGATGTCGCCCGGCGCCTGGGCGTACCGGTGCGGGGACTCCGCTGGGGCGGCTGGGGTAGCGGCGCGAAAATTCCGGGTATCTCCCTCGGCCGGCGCGTCACGCTGCACGCCCGCGGCGTCCTGCACGTCCTCGGCGCCCGCGCGGTCGTCTGTTACGGACCGAGCCGCGGCGCCGCGCCCACCTTCGTGCGCGCCGACGCCTGGATCCCGCAATGGCGGGACCTACCCCAGGAGGACGCGGAGGATGAACTCCTCCGCCGCTACCTGCGGGCCTTTGGCCCGGCCACGTCCGCCGACTTTGCCGCCTGGACCCGCATGCCGATGTCGGACGCGCGGACCATCTGGCGGCGCCGTGAACCCGATCTCGTCCCGGTGAGCATCGAAGGATGGACGGCGGGGATCCTGCCGGAGGACGCCCGGCGCCTCGCAGCGGCCCGGCGCGGCGCCCTGCCCGTTCGCCTCCTTCCCTATTTCGACTCCTATCTGCTCGGCCACGAAGCCCGCGGACATCTCGTCGCCCCCCGACACCACCGCAGCGTGTACCGAACCGCCGGGATGATTTCCCCCGTCGTCCTCGTCGATGGCCGCGCCGCCGGGCTGTGGAGCCACGCGCGGGACCGCGGGCGCCTGCTCGTGCGCGTGACCAAGTTTGCGGCGCTCTCGCGGCGCACCATGGCCGGCGTCCGTGAAGAAGCCGCGCGGCTCGCAGACTTCCTCGGCTCCGACGACGTGCACGTTCAGGTCACCTGA
- a CDS encoding SDR family NAD(P)-dependent oxidoreductase — protein MDYASMFRLDGRTGLVVGAASGIGQASAQALAALGAHVVCADVDRQGAEATARLIKDAGGRAEADQVDVSREQDVVRMVSGVGERHTALGVCVVTPAVNARKPVLKYTAEDLDRVLTINLKGTFYVLREAGRLMAERGGGSIVAFASIRAVQVEPGQSVYSATKAGIVQLCRTLAAELGPQGVRVNAVAPGVVDTPLTRQIKKDEAWYRAYAERNALGRWASPAEIAGPVAFLATDAARYITGSVLFVDGGWTAIDGRFTPPL, from the coding sequence ATGGACTACGCCTCGATGTTTCGGCTCGACGGGCGGACGGGGCTCGTCGTCGGCGCCGCCTCCGGCATCGGTCAGGCATCCGCGCAGGCGCTCGCGGCGCTCGGCGCGCACGTCGTCTGCGCCGACGTCGATCGCCAGGGCGCCGAGGCCACCGCGCGCCTCATCAAGGACGCCGGGGGCCGCGCGGAGGCGGACCAGGTGGACGTGTCCCGAGAGCAGGACGTCGTGCGCATGGTCTCCGGGGTCGGCGAGCGTCACACGGCGCTTGGCGTGTGCGTCGTGACGCCCGCGGTCAACGCCCGCAAACCCGTCCTGAAGTACACGGCCGAGGATCTGGACCGCGTGCTGACCATCAACCTCAAAGGGACCTTCTACGTGCTGCGCGAGGCCGGTCGGCTCATGGCGGAGCGCGGCGGCGGGAGCATCGTGGCGTTCGCGTCGATCCGCGCGGTGCAGGTCGAGCCCGGCCAGAGCGTGTATTCCGCGACGAAGGCGGGGATCGTGCAGCTGTGCCGCACGCTCGCGGCGGAATTGGGGCCGCAGGGCGTGCGCGTGAATGCAGTCGCGCCGGGCGTCGTCGACACGCCGCTGACGCGGCAGATCAAGAAGGACGAGGCGTGGTACCGCGCGTACGCCGAGCGCAACGCGCTCGGCCGCTGGGCCTCCCCGGCGGAGATCGCCGGGCCGGTGGCGTTCCTCGCCACGGACGCGGCGCGGTACATCACCGGCTCGGTGCTGTTCGTGGACGGCGGATGGACGGCGATCGACGGCCGCTTCACCCCGCCCCTGTAG
- a CDS encoding type II toxin-antitoxin system prevent-host-death family antitoxin, translating into MADSYSTYDAKARFSEILRKVRAGQRIVISHRGQDVAQITRIGGGPSDIAARLAELEDRGVISAGRGGSSRLKSLGRRPGALRRFLELRD; encoded by the coding sequence ATGGCGGACAGCTACTCCACCTATGACGCCAAGGCGCGCTTCAGCGAAATCCTGCGCAAGGTCCGCGCGGGACAACGAATCGTCATCTCGCACCGCGGTCAGGACGTCGCGCAGATTACACGAATCGGGGGCGGGCCCTCGGACATCGCGGCGCGGCTGGCCGAACTCGAGGACCGCGGCGTCATCAGCGCGGGCCGTGGTGGGTCGAGCCGATTGAAGTCGCTCGGCCGGCGTCCGGGTGCGCTCAGGCGATTCTTGGAATTGCGCGACTAA
- a CDS encoding aminotransferase class III-fold pyridoxal phosphate-dependent enzyme yields MAETKVLSTDLTAVYIDARPKSRALFERAGGLLPGGITHESRQFTPFLPYIVRAEGGRKWDVDGHEYIDYAMGHGALILGHAHPAVVEAVRKQVGLGTHYGANHEGELNWAERITALVPGAEMVRFTSSGTEATLLALRVARAASGKNKLVKFRGHFHGWHDAVAPGLAPPYDEVPPGVTPAVASDTVVLPPDLAVLDETLRHDRDVAAVIVEPSGASFGSVPLPLDFVRGLDEVTAAHDVFLIVDEVITGFRWSPGGVQQAAGISGDLTTLAKIVAGGLPGGAVAGRRDLLDLISLSGGSKRKLRHPGTFNANPLSAAAGIACLDIVRDPSVQEGCSRMGAALRRELNAVLARRGVRGIAYGDVSSFHLAFDARLRPGDPSSISALTPEDLKEQRGTPAYSAIALGMLIEGVHIFGSGGFLSIAHRDAEIGRTVDAMDRAITRAGDTLPKV; encoded by the coding sequence ATGGCCGAGACGAAGGTCCTGTCGACCGATCTCACCGCCGTGTACATCGACGCGCGGCCGAAGTCGCGCGCCCTGTTCGAGCGGGCCGGCGGGCTGCTGCCGGGCGGGATCACGCACGAGTCGCGGCAGTTCACGCCCTTCCTGCCCTACATCGTCCGTGCCGAGGGCGGGCGCAAATGGGACGTCGACGGCCACGAGTACATCGACTACGCGATGGGCCACGGCGCGCTGATCCTCGGCCACGCCCACCCGGCGGTGGTCGAGGCGGTGCGGAAGCAGGTCGGCCTCGGCACGCATTACGGCGCGAACCACGAGGGCGAGCTCAACTGGGCCGAGCGGATCACGGCGCTCGTGCCCGGCGCGGAGATGGTCCGGTTTACCAGCTCGGGGACGGAGGCGACGCTGCTCGCGCTGCGGGTGGCCCGCGCGGCGAGCGGCAAGAACAAGCTCGTCAAGTTCCGCGGCCACTTCCACGGATGGCACGACGCGGTCGCGCCCGGGCTGGCGCCGCCGTACGACGAGGTTCCGCCGGGGGTTACGCCCGCCGTCGCGTCGGACACGGTCGTCCTGCCGCCGGATCTCGCGGTGCTCGACGAGACCCTCCGGCACGACCGAGACGTCGCCGCCGTGATCGTCGAGCCGAGCGGCGCGTCGTTCGGGTCGGTGCCGCTGCCGCTCGACTTCGTGCGCGGCCTCGACGAGGTGACCGCCGCCCACGACGTCTTCTTGATCGTCGACGAGGTGATCACCGGATTCCGCTGGTCGCCCGGCGGGGTGCAGCAGGCGGCCGGGATCAGCGGTGACCTCACGACGCTGGCGAAAATCGTCGCCGGCGGTCTGCCGGGCGGCGCGGTGGCCGGACGCCGCGACCTGCTGGACCTAATCTCGCTGAGCGGCGGCTCGAAACGCAAACTGCGTCACCCCGGCACGTTCAACGCCAACCCGCTGTCGGCCGCCGCGGGTATCGCGTGCCTCGACATCGTGCGCGATCCGAGCGTCCAGGAAGGCTGCAGCCGCATGGGTGCGGCGCTCCGCCGCGAGCTCAACGCGGTCTTGGCCAGGCGGGGCGTGCGGGGCATCGCGTACGGCGACGTGTCGTCGTTCCACCTCGCGTTCGACGCGCGGCTGCGCCCGGGCGATCCGTCTTCGATCTCGGCGTTGACCCCCGAGGATCTCAAGGAACAGCGCGGCACGCCCGCCTACAGTGCGATCGCGCTCGGCATGCTGATCGAAGGGGTGCACATCTTCGGCAGCGGCGGCTTCCTCAGTATCGCCCACCGCGACGCCGAGATCGGCCGGACGGTCGACGCGATGGACCGGGCGATCACCCGGGCCGGCGACACGCTGCCGAAGGTCTGA